In Truepera sp., the sequence CGAACAGCGCGCGCAGCTTCACGCGGATCAGCGCGCTCTGGAACGAGCGCGCGACGAGGTCCCCGTAACGCCGCCTCTCCCAGCCCTCGGCGGTGAACGACTTCACGACCCGGATGGACGTTATGGCCTCTTCGGCGGCGGCGTTCGCGGCGGCCAGATCGTCCTGGAACGCCGTGCTCGACCTGCGGATCCCGCGGCTGAAGAAGGCGGCCGCGACCACCAGGGCGGGAATGACCGCCAGCATGAGCAGGGTAAGGCGCCAGTCGAGGACGAGCAGCACGACCAGCCCCCCGACCAGCGTCACTCCCTGATTGACGAACTGCGCCAACTGCAAGGAGACGGCGCCTTGCAAGGTGGCGATGTCGGCCGTAAGCCGCGACGTGATCTCACCGGTCTTGCGGTCCTCGAAGAAGCGCACGGACAGCGCCAGCAGGTGCCCGAACACCCGGGAACGCATGTCGGCGACCACCGCCTCTCCGACGCGCCCGAGGAGGTACATGCGCAGGTAGTTGAAAACCGCCTGAGCTAACATGAGTCCGACCAACAGGAGAGCGACCCGGTTCAGCTCGGAGAGGGCCAGTCCTGCCGCCGAGCCGGGGGCGAAGGCGGTGTTGAGCAGGTCACGTATCAGGAGGGGGAAGACGAGGGCGAGGATGCCGGCGAACGCAACTGCCACCATGCCGCCCACGAGCGCGCCCCGGTGGGGCCTCAGGAACGAGAGTGTGCGGCGCAGCTGGGCCAGGTCGTCGCGCGTCACGGAGCGGCGGCCGGTCGCGCCCGGTGGCGTGGGTACCCCCGGTCGCGCCGGATCCTCGGGGCGTGCCGGGGCCCGGACCCGCGCCGGGGTGCGACTCCTGCGCCTGGAGAACATGCCCAAGGGTACACTGACGCCTAAGTCTTCCGTGGCCCACGCGAGTCGGCCGAGCCTCGACCAGGAGGAGAACCCCAGGAGATGAGCCGCGCAGCGAGCGAACCGCTCTGGACCCCACCACGCGCCCGGGTAGCGGCGAGCGCCATGGAGGCGTTCCGGCTGGCCGCGGAGCGCGCCACCGCGGCCTCGCTGCCCGACTACGCCGCACTGCACGCCTGGAGCGTGGCACGGCCGGACGAGTTCTGGGGACTCCTTGCCGAGAAGCTGGAACTGCCGTTCCGAAGCCGCGCCGCCACCGTGCGGTCCACTGATCCAATGCCCCATACGCGGTGGTTCGAGGGCGGCACCCTCAACTACGCCGAGGCCCTGCTTCACCCGCGGGGTGTTGCAGCCGACGCTGTCGCCATCGTCTCGGCCGTGGAGGGCGGGGGCGAAACGAGCCTGACTTGGCCCGAGTTGCGCGACGCCACGGCGAGGACGCGCGCCGCCCTGCTGGCGGCCGGGGTGGGTGAGGGGGACGCGGTGGCGGCCTTCGCCGCCAACCTGCCCGAGGCCGTGATCACCCTCCTGGCCTGCGCCTCCCTGGGAGCCGTCTTCACGTCGTGCTCGCCCGACTTCGGCGCCGAGGCCGCGGCCGCCCGCTTCGAGCAGGTCGGCCCCAAGGTGCTCGTCGCTTCCGGTGCTTACCGCTACGGTGGCAAGCTGATGGACAGGAGCGAGACGGTTGCCGCCTTGCGCCGCCGCCTCAAGACGCTGGTGCAGACTGTGGAGCTGGTCTACCCCGGGGAGGGGCCACGGTTGGCGGGTGCGCCGACGTGGGACGAGTGGCTAGCCGGAGCGGCCGGGCCGCTCGAGTTCACCGCACTGCCGTTCGACCACCCCCTCTACGTGCTCTACAGCTCGGGCACCACGGGCGCCCCGAAGGCGATGGTCCACCGCGCCGGCGGCGCCCTTCTCACGCACCGTAAGGAGCACGCGCTTCACTCGGACATCGGTCCCGGCGACGTCGTCTACTACTTCACGACCACCGGTTGGATGATGTGGAACTGGCTGGTCTCGGCGCTGGCGTCCGGCGCCACCATCGTGCTCTTCGACGGTTCTCCGGCCTGGCCCGACCCGCTGGTGACCTTCAGGCTCGCCGAGCGCCTCGGCGTCACGTTCTTCGGCACCAGCGCCCGCTTCATCCAAGAACTCTCGCGCCAAGGCCTGAGCCCAGGCGACGCCTGTGACCTGAGCGCGCTGCGCACGCTGGCGTCCACCGGGTCGCCGCTCTCGCCGCACGGTTTCGAGTACGTGTACGAGGCCGTGAAGCAGGACCTGCACCTGGCCAGCATCTCGGGCGGCACCGACATCGTGAGCTGCTTCATGCTCGGCGTGCCCACGTTGCCCGTATACGCGGGCGAGATCCAAGGCCCGGGGCTCGGGGTCGATCTGAGGGTGTTCGACGAGTCGGGCAACGACGTGACCGGCGAGCCGGGCGAGCTCGTCTGCGGCTCCCCGCTCCCCTCCATGCCGCTTCGGTTCCTGGCCGATCCGGACTTCTCACGCTACCGCGCCGCCTATTTCGAGCAGTACCCGGGCGTGTGGCGGCACGGCGACCTCGTGGAGCGCACCGCTCATGGCGGCATCGTCGTCTACGGGCGGTCCGACGCCACCCTCAACCCGGGCGGGGTGCGCATCGGCACCGCCGAGATCTACCGGCCGCTGGAGGCGGTGCGGGAAGTAGCCGAGGCGGTCGCGGTGGCGCGGCGCCTTGAGGACGATCAGGAAGTCTGGCTACTGGTGGTGCTGCGAGGAGGGGCCGTGCTCGACGAGGCGCTCGAGGCGCGCATCCGAAGGGTCATCCGCGAGTCCACGTCGCCACGCCACGTGCCCAAGAGGATCATCGACGTGCCTGAACTGCCCAGGACGCGTTCCGGGAAGACCATGGAACTGGCCGTCAGCCGCTTGGTGAACGGCCGGCCCATGACGAACCGCGAGGTCGTGGCCAATCCGCAGGCGCTCGACCAGATCGCCGAGCGCCTGCAGCGGCTCCACGCAGGCTGAGGCCCGATCAGCCCTTCACGGCGCCGGCGGTCAGCCCGGCCACGATGCGCTGTTGGAAGATCAGCACGAGCACGACCAGGGGGATCGTCACGATCACTGCGGCCGCCATGATCTCGCCGAACGGCTCCTGACGGGCGACCTCGCCGGTGAACAGCGCAATGGCCACTGGCACCGTGCGAGCCGGAGGGTCGATCACGGTGAACGTGAGTGCGAACAGGTACTCGTTCCACGCCTGGATGAACGCGAGCAGGCCGGTGGTTACGAGAGCCGGTGCGGTCAGGGGGAGGAGCACGTAGCGGAACGCCTGGAAGAGCGTGGCGCCGTCCACCTGCGCCGCCTGCAGTAGGGAGTCGGGCAGCCCCTTGAAGAACGAGGTGAGGACCCAGACGGTGAACGGCAGGGTGAAGAGCATGTAGGAGAGGATCATGCTTGGAACGGCGGGCATGTTGAGCAGGCGGATGACGGCGTAGAGGCCCGCCAGCACGGCGATCTGCGGGAACATCGTCATGGCGAGGATGACGTACAAGGACGCGCCCCTGCCCCTGAAACGCATCTTGCCAAGGGCGTAGCCGGCGAAAGAGCCCACCAGGAGCGAAAGGATGGTCACGCTGCTGGCCACGATCGTCGATACGCCCAGTGCCCGGACGAAGGTGTCGTTGGACAGCACTGAGCGGAAGTTCGTTAGCACCGGCTTCGCCGGCCAGAGGGTGGCCGGCGGCTGGATGAGTTCCGCCTGCGACTTGAGCGCGGAGACGAGCGCCCAGTAGAACGGGAACATCAGATAAACGAACAGCACGATGATGAGCAACCAGAAGAAGAACCGGCCCACGGCGCGCTGCAGCGCCCGGGTCCGGTGGCGCCTGGCGCGTTCGGCGGAGGCGGTCATTGGGTATCAACCTTCATGGAGCGGACGTAGAGCAGCGCGAAGACGAAGATGATGATGAAGATGGTCACCGACGCCGCGGACGACAAGCCCATGTCGCGCCGGCTGATGAGCATGTCCTGCGCGTAGCTCGCCATGGAGTAGCGCTGGTTGCCGAGCACGACCTGGAAGATGTCGAACACGCGCAGGGAGTCGAGAGTGCGGAAGATGAGCGCCACCGCGAGGGTAGGCGTGAGGAGGGGAAGCGTGATGCGGAAGAAGCGCTTTAGGGGCCCGGCGCCGTCGACCTTAGCCGCCTCGAAGAACTCCGCGGGGATGGTGGCGAGTCCGGCCAATAGCAAGAGTGCCATGAAGGGCGTGGTCTTCCAGACGTCCATGATGATCATGCTGGGGAGTTGCAGGCGGGGGTTGCCGAAGAAGTCCGTGTGGCCGTCGCCTATGCCCAGGTAAGAAGCCAGGGCGTTGAACAGCCCCGCGCGGCTGGGTTGGAGCATCCACTCCCAGATCCGGGCCGAGACGACCGTGATGACCGCCCACGGCACGAGCATGGCCGCACGCATTGCGCCGCGGCCGCGGAAGTTGCTGGAGAGGGTCAGGGCTATCACCATCCCGAGCACGGTTTCGAGCGCCACGGCGACGATGGTGAAGACCAGCGTGTCCCACACTGCCCGGATGAACTCGGCCGAGAGGGCGCCCAACACGTATCGGTTGCCGAAGAGGTCGAACTGGAACACCTGCTTGAAGCGAACGGGGGAACGCGGGAGGATCTTGAGGGGCGACTCGTACTGGGTCTTGCCGTCGAGTATTACCGGGGCACCCGACTCGTCAAGCCTTGGGGGGAGCCGCTTGACGGTGAACGCGAACAGCGTGTGGTAGTTCTCCAAGCCCACGAAACTCGTGGGTTCGGAGCTGGCGAATTTGGCGTTCGTGAGGCTCGAGTAGACGACCTGTCCGAAGGGGTAGGCCGCTATCAGGGCCAGGATGACGAACGTCGGCAGCAGCAAGATATAAGCGGTGCGGCGTTCCATGCGTACCAGGCGCGAACTGCCGCTCTTGGTGGTGCCGCGCCCCTGGCCCGGCGCCGCTCGTTTCCCGGGTGGCCCCCCATCGTTGGGAGAGGGCGCCGGCGACTCGTTGGCGTCGCTCATCGGTCCTCCGTCCATTACTCCACGTAAGCGAACGGCCCCGCCGGCGAAGGGCGAGGCCGATAGACGTACCCAGTGGCCGGGGCCAGCGCGGTTCGCGCGTGGCCCCGGCCGTCAGAGCTAGCGGGCCCCGGCCTTATGGTTGGCCGGTGGGGAAGCCCGTGATGTCCTCGATGTCGGCCTCGGCTTCCGCGACGGCGTCGGCTGCGGTGGTCTTCCCGGTCAGCACGCTATGCACGGCCGTGTAGAAGGCGCGCGACACGGCCGCGTAGTTGGGCGCCGTGACGGTCGAGGGGCGCGCGACCGCGTTCGTGAACACGTCGTACAAGGAGCCGAAGAACGGCACGGCCTTGAGCACGTCAGGGTCCTTGTAGAGGGACATGATGGTTGGGTTGAGTGAGCCCTCTATCGCCCTGATCTTCTGTTCGGCCGGGGACGCGAGGAAGAGCGCCACATCCGCCGCGGCCGCGGGATCCTTGCTGTACTTGGAGACGGCGAGCTGCCAACCGCCGAGCGTGGCGGCGGGCTTGCCGTTGGGGCCGGCGGGGAGTGGGCTCACGTCGAACTTACCGGCGATGACGCTGTCCTTGGCGTTGCCCAAGCTGTAGGCGTAGGGCCAGTTGCGCATGAACGCCGCGTTGCCCGCCTGCCACATGTTGCGGGCTTCTTCCTCGCCGAAGCTGGTGACGCCGTTGGGGGAGATGGTGCCCACCCAGGAGGCCGCTTCGGTGATCGCGGCGATGGCGTTGGGGTTGTTGATGGTGATGACGCCCTCCGGGCTCACGATGGTGCCGCCGCCGTAAGAAGCGACCCATTCCTCGGCGTCACAGGTGAGGCCCTCGTAGGAGTTGCCCTGCCAGACGAAGCCCCAGAAGTCGGGATTACCGGCCTGGCGCTCACCGTCCTGGATCTTCTGCGCCATACTGGTGAGCTCGTCCCACGTCTTGGGCGGGCCATCGAAGCCGTACTTCTCGAGGAGGTCGGTGCGGTAGTAGAGGAGCCCGGCGTCAGTGAACCACGGGATCCCGACGAGGCGTCCGTCGACGGTGTTGTTCTGCACTATGGCGGGGAAGTGCTGATCGATCACGTCGCGGGCGCCGTAGTCGTACAGGTCGACGAAGTGCTCGGCGAGGTCGCCGGGCCAGATGACGTCGATCTGGAACACGTCCACGTCCGAGGACTTGGCTTCGAACATCTGCAGGTACAGGGCGAGGCGGTTGTCGGTAAGGTCCGGCGTCTCGAGCACTTTGACGGTGACGTCGGGATGGGCCTTCATGTAGCGGTCCGCCGCGGCCTTGGTGAGCTCGAGCTCCTGCCCGACGGCCCCCGCAGCCACTGTTATCACTGTCTGAGCGCTGGCTACTGCGCCCATGACCAACACGGCGAACAGGAGACTGAGAAGTTTCCTCACGAATGTCACCTCTCTCTTCGGCGCTACCGCGAAGAAGCGGCGGCGCGCCGACCATACACGCGACTGCCACGGGGCGAGTGGGAGGGACGGGTCCCTACCTGAAGCTGATGTTCCGTACCACCGCACGAAGTCGCGTTGCCGGGCAGTATACCAGCGGTGCCGGAAGCGCCTTCCTGCAGGCGTCACCACCAAGTTACACCCGCGTCACGCCCACACTTAATGAGACGTGAGGAGGCCGGCGCCTCATGGGGCCGACAGTCGTGGGCCCTCGGCCTCAGGCGTGCTTGGGGTCGCCGACGAGCTTGGTGACCTCTTGTTGGAGCTTGAGTTCGTGGAAAGGCTTGACGAGCCAGTCGGCCTTGGGCAGGGGCCTGAACAACGAGCCCCGCGGCTCCTTCTCAACCAGCACGAGTACGGGAAGATGCCCCTGCTGAGCGCTCTTGCGCAGCGCCCGCACGAAGTCCCAGGCCGAGCCGTCATCGTCCAGCACCAGCGCGCGAGGATGGTGCTCGTTGATGCCCTCGAACACGCTGGCGAAGTCGGCAACACGGGCGGTGCGAAGGCCCGTCCGCTGGAGCGCCAGTTTGATGAGCCTGTCGAGTGCGCCGCTCGCGGTGACGACGAGCACGACGGGCTCGTCGGCCGGGTACGGCGACCGCTCGACCACGCCCAGGGTCTCGAGTTCCCCCAGCACGGCCAGGGCCCTGCGTTCCGGCATGTCGAGCTCGGCCGCGATGGTCCGCGCCGAGCGCCGGCCGTCCACCTGACCGAGGACCTCCCAGGCGCCGTCCGGCAGGTCGACGAGGGTCGGGTCGCCCAGGCGCGCGTAGACGGCGTCCGGTGGCGCGCCATGCTCCTTGAACGCCTCGAGACCTTGGACGACGCGCATGAGGAGCATTGCGGCGTCGAAGCCATGACCCAAAGGTACCTGAGAGGCGTTCGCCGTCACCTCGCCGAACTCGAACGCGCCATCGGACCATGACAGCAACTCGGTGATCACGTCGAACGCCTGTGCCTCCACGGCCCGCGCCAGGTCCGCTTCGGCGAGGATGCCCTTCTCCACGGCAACGCGCCCCAGGAGGGTCCCCGGGTTCTCGCGCTGCTGATCCATGAGGATCTCCTGTACTTCGCGGGCGGTGAGGAGGTCGAGGCGCACGAGCATCTCGCCGAGGTGGGCACCCGAAGTCATGTGCGCGTACGCCACGCGGCCCTGGTCGAAGTAGATGCGCGCGCGGGCGCCCCCGCGTTCGACCGTCAAGAGGCCCGTCTTCTGGCTCATGGCCACCAGCTGGAACACGTCACCCAGCGGAACGCTCTTCAGGCTGCCGCTGATCATCCGGCGTTCACCCACCTGTCCATCCGGCGCTCACCCCCGCGTCAAGCTTGCCGCTCGGGGGCGGCGCCTTCACCGAACAGGGGCGCCTCGCCGAGGGTTCCGACCGGCACGGGAAGGCCGAGGTGGCGGTAGGTGGCCGGCGTGGCCATGCGACCGCGCTGGGTGCGCATGAGCAGGCCCCGCTGGATGAGGAACGGTTCGTACACTTCCTCCAGCGTGGCCCGGTCCTCCGAGACGGCGGTAGCGAGCGTGTCGAGCCCGACCGGGCCGCCGGCGAAGCGTTCCACCAGTGCGCCGAGGATGGCGCGGTCGCGGCGGTCCAGGCCCGCGTCGTCGATGTCGAGGGCGTCCAGCGCATGCTTGGCGCGGGCCAGGTCGATGGCCTCGTCGCCGGCCACCTGCGCGTAGTCGCGTACGCGGCGCAGCAGGCGCTTGGCGATGCGCATGGTGCCCCGCGAGCGCTGGCCGATCTCGAGCGCCGCGTCGTCGCTCAGCTTGTATCCGAGCCGCTGGGCGTCGTGCCTGACGGACGTGGCGAGTTCCGCATCGGAATAGTAGTCGAGGTGCTCGAGGATCCCGAAGCGGCTGCGGAGCGGCCCCGTGATGAGGCCCGGCCTCGTGGTGGCGCCGATCAGGGTGAACCGTGGGAGCTCCAGCCGGATGGAGCGGGCGGCGGGCCCCTGGCCCAGCACGATGTCGATCTTGAACTCCTCCATGGCAGGATAGAGGTGCTCCTCGGCCACTCGGCCCAGGCGGTGGATCTCGTCGATGAAGAGGACGTCACCGGGTTCGAGCGAGTTGGTGAGGATGGCAGCCAGGTCCCCGGGCTTCTCGATGGCCGGACCCGAGGTCACGCGGATGCCCACGCCCAGCTCGGCGGCGATGATGTGCGCCAGCGTGGTCTTCCCGAGGCCGGGCGGTCCGTAGAGCAGGACGTGGTCGAGCGCCTCGCGGCGGTCGCGGGCGGCCTCGAGGTAGACCTCGAGCTTCCGCTTGAGCCGCGTCTGGCCGACGTAATCCGCCAGCGAGGCGGGCCTCAGGTGCACTTCCTCCACGGGCACGAGCGTACCACGCGCCCCGGTTGGCCCAAGAACCGTGCGGGAGCACACTGCGGTAGTGTATGGGCCGTCCAGGGGCCCGCACCGCGGAAGGGTCCCGCACCGACCGGCCGCGGCGCACCGAGCGCGGCCGGGACTCGAGGCCGGCGCCTACTAGGGCGCCTCCTCAGGAGGCATGATTATGCAAAGCCACCGGGTTCGCGTGGGAGACCAGGAGCGCGAGCTGAAGGTCGTCAACGTCGGAGCCGTGTCCGTCGCGCTGCTCAACCTCTTGGGCGACACCGCGCTCACCGAGGCAGCCGCTGACGAGTTGGTGAGGCGTCTGCCGCACGGCGTCCAGACGCTGGTCACGCCCGAGGTGAAGGCCGTGCCGCTGGCGCACGCCATGAGCGTCCGGAGTGGCCTGCCGTACGTGGTGGCCCGCAAGACCGAGAAACCCTACATGGTCGATTCGATCACGAGGTCCGTCATGTCAATCACGACAGGCAAGCCCCAGCTCCTCGTGATAGACGGGGCCGACCTGCATAAGTTGCGCGGCAAGCGCGTTGCCATAGTGGACGACGTCGTCTCCACGGGCGGGACCCTCAACGGTCTGATCGGCATCTTGGAAGAGGTCGGCGCGGAGGTCGTGGCCACCATGGTCGTCTTCACGGAGGGATCCGAGCGCGAGGACGTGATAGCGCTTGGGCACCTGCCGCTCTACCCGGCGGAGCAGGGCGCGCATGACTGACCCGGACCAGCGCCGGGCGTAACCTGGTGGCCAAGGTGAGTCAGGAGTTCGGGTGATGGCCGGTGACGCCAAGGAACTGATCAAGGACCGCCTGAACCTGGCCGACGTCGTCGGAGAGGTGGTGGCGCTCAAGCCCGCGGGGAGGGGTCAGCTCAAGGGGCTGTGCCCGTTCCATGCCGAGAAGACGCCGAGCTTCCACGTCCACGTGGACCGCGGGTTCTACTACTGCTTCGGCTGCCACGCCAAGGGCGACGTCTTCGACTTCGTGATGAACACCCAGGCGCTGAGCTTTCCCGATGCGCTGCGCTTGTTGGGCGCCAGGGCCGGGGTCGAGGTGGAGCCGGCCGGCCGCAAGGAACCGCACCGCCGCGACCTCTACGACGTCAACCAGCTCGCCCTCGAGTACTTCCGCACGCACCTGGAGGGAGCGCCACTCGATTACCTCCGCGGACGCGGCATCGCCACGGAGACGGTGGACGCCTTCGAGGTCGGGTTCGCTCCGGCCGGCTGGGACGGCCTGCTACGACATGCGCTCGGCAAGGGCGTGCGCGAGGCCGACCTGGTGACGCTGGGCCTCGTGATCGAGAACGAACGCGGCAGGCGCTACGACCGCTTCAGGGAGCGCATCGTGTTCCCGATCCGCGACGGCCTCTCTCGGCTGGTCGGCTTCGCGGGGCGCGTGCTCGACGACTCGATGCCTAAGTACCTGAACAGCCCCGAGTCGGAGCTCTTCAACAAGGGCGGGCTCCTCTACGGCCTCGACAAGGCGCGCTCGGAGATCAGGCGCTCGGGCGAGGTGCTGGTGGTCGAGGGTTACATGGACGTCATGGCCCTGCACCAGGCGGGCATGAAGAACGCCGTGGCAGCGCTCGGGGCGACCCTCACCGCCGAGCAGGGCGACGCCCTGGCGCGGCTCGACGTCCACTCCGTCAAGCTGGCGTTCGACGCCGACGAGGCCGGGCAGCGAGCCGTGTTGGCGGGGCTCGACCAGGCGGTGGGGCGCAGGTTCGTCGTGAGCGCGGTAACGATACCGTTCGGCAAGGACCCGGCCGAGGCGGTGCTTGGCGGGCACCTGAGCGAGTTCCAGGCCGCCCTGTCGCAGGGCGTGAACGAGGTCGAGTTCCGCTTCCGCCGCGTACTCGAACGCTACGACCCCGCCAGCGTCGAGGGCCAACGTTCGGTGCTGGAGGAGTTGCAGGGCGTGTTGCGGCCGCGGGGGGTGTTCGATCCGGTGGCGACCGAGATGCGCAGGCTCGTGATCGAACACCTGAAGATCGACGGTGCGCGCTTGGATGACTGGTTGGCCGGCAAAGCCCGTCGCGCTCCGTCGACGACCGAGATGAAGGGTCTGAGGCGCCAGCGCCTCGAACTAGGCCAGGCGCGAAGGCTGGAGCTCGAAGCGGTGGCCCTGCTACTGATGGAGCCGCGCCGGCTGAGGGAGAGGCTGGAGCGGGTGATGGGCGGGGTCCCCGCTCACGGCGCCGGTTCGGCGCTCGTCGACTTCGCGCGCTACTGCTCGGAGTTCGACTACGACGCTGGGGCGGTCCTCGCGAACTATCAACGGCTCGACGAGGGGGCGGTCGTGCTCGAACGACTGCTGCGGGCCGATGGCGAGGAAGACGGCCGCATCGACATCGAGGTGCAGCTCGTCAAGACCATGTCGCGATTACGAGAGGTGCTCCTCGAGGAGCAGAAGGAGGCCGGGAGGGCGCGCTTGCTGGCGCGCAGGGCCGAGCTGGCGGCCGGGCTGACGGACGCCGATGCGGGAGAGGCGGGCCTGGCCGAGCTTTATGATGAACTGCAGGAGATTCAGGGGGTTCTCGCGGCGCGCGACGCGGAACGCCGCTTGAGGGTGCCGGAGGCGTACACGAAGCAACGTAAGAAGAGGGGTTGACCGGCCCCGAGAGCGTCCGGCCTCTGGCGGGCACATCGTCGCGGTCGGGACGAATGTCCTTGATTGACACCCCCATGATGCCTTGGTATGTTTGGGCAGAAACGCGTCAGGGGCGTGGTTCACCACGCGGCGGCGCCTTCTGTGTAGGTACTCGCAACGAACGTTTCCCACGACATCAGGCCCGATACTTGGTGCCGGTGCTGCAGTGTGACGGAAGGAGGGCCGCTTGGAAGCTCGAGGAGAACGACTGCTCCAAGACCTCGTGACCCAGGAGAAGAACCTGGTACGTAAGGTGGAGGAGGCCAAGGCCAAGGCCAAGGCGATCGTCGAACAGGCGGCGGCGGACGCTGCCAAACTCGTCGCCGAGGGCAAGGCGCGGGCGGAGGGCGCGGCCAAGAGCGACCTCGAGGCCGCGACCAAGCAGGCCGAGGCCGCACGCAACGAGATCTTGCATAACGCACGCGACGCCGCCGGGTTGCTCAACGACAAGGCCAACAACAACGCGGGCCGCGCCGCTACCATGGTGCTGGAGAAGGTCTTGCCATGATCGCCACGATGGACCAGGTGTTGGTGGTCGGTAGGCGCAGCCGCGCCAAGGAAGTCCTGATCAGCCTTCAGAACCTGGGTGTGGTGCAGGTCGAGACGCTCAACCCCGACTCCACGCAAGATTCCATCCGCCGACTGAGACTGGAAGGCGCGGACCTGGAGGCCAAGGAGAGCTGGGACCGACTGGTGGCGCGTTCTGCGTACCTCATCGGCCAGCTCCAAGTAGACCCCGAATCGCAAGCGCGCGTGGAGGTCGGCTCGGATCCAGCGGCCATCGAACGCGACCTTTCGGAAGTCGCCGAGCAGGTGGACCGGCTGGTGGCGGAGCGCGGCGAGTTGAGCGACGAGCTCGAGCTCATCCACAGCTACCTACCCCTACTTCGTGACCTCGCACCCCTGCTGGGCCCCCTCGACGACGCCAGGTACCTTGCCGGCGTCGGCTTCTTCATCGAGGAGGGCGGGCTGGAGACGCTGGAGCCGGTCGTGACGGAGGCCCTGGGCGGGGCCGTCATGTTCGCGAGCCGCCCCTACCGCAACGGCCGCCTGGTCGCCACGGTGACCCTGCGCCGCTTACTGGCCGACTTGCGCAGCGCGCTCGCCAAGCAGGGCGTTTCGGAGATCGTGCTGCCCGACAAGTACGCCGGTCTCGGCGTTGCCAAGGCCGCCCACATGATGGAGGAGCGTGCGCGCGTACTGCCGCAACGGCTCGAGAACATCGGCGCCGACCTCCGCAAGATCGGGGCGCAGCACGGTGCGCGCCTCGCTTCACTCGACCGCGCCGCACGCAACCATCAGGAGCGCTACGCGCGCTACCAGGACCTGGCGGAGGGCCGCTACGGCTTCGCGCTGCTAGGTTGGGTGCCCAGCGCCGACCGACCCAACGTGGTGGCGTCGCTTAGTAAGCAGTTCGGTGGCGACATCATCGTCGAGACCCGCGAGGCGGACGTCCACCACGACGAGAAGGTGCCCGTCAAGTTCGAGAACGCGGCCTGGGTACGACCGTTCACGGGCCTGCTGGCGCTCTTCGCGCCGCCCAAGTACGGCAGCTTCGACCCGTCGTGGACCCTCGCCGTG encodes:
- a CDS encoding acetoacetate--CoA ligase; this translates as MSRAASEPLWTPPRARVAASAMEAFRLAAERATAASLPDYAALHAWSVARPDEFWGLLAEKLELPFRSRAATVRSTDPMPHTRWFEGGTLNYAEALLHPRGVAADAVAIVSAVEGGGETSLTWPELRDATARTRAALLAAGVGEGDAVAAFAANLPEAVITLLACASLGAVFTSCSPDFGAEAAAARFEQVGPKVLVASGAYRYGGKLMDRSETVAALRRRLKTLVQTVELVYPGEGPRLAGAPTWDEWLAGAAGPLEFTALPFDHPLYVLYSSGTTGAPKAMVHRAGGALLTHRKEHALHSDIGPGDVVYYFTTTGWMMWNWLVSALASGATIVLFDGSPAWPDPLVTFRLAERLGVTFFGTSARFIQELSRQGLSPGDACDLSALRTLASTGSPLSPHGFEYVYEAVKQDLHLASISGGTDIVSCFMLGVPTLPVYAGEIQGPGLGVDLRVFDESGNDVTGEPGELVCGSPLPSMPLRFLADPDFSRYRAAYFEQYPGVWRHGDLVERTAHGGIVVYGRSDATLNPGGVRIGTAEIYRPLEAVREVAEAVAVARRLEDDQEVWLLVVLRGGAVLDEALEARIRRVIRESTSPRHVPKRIIDVPELPRTRSGKTMELAVSRLVNGRPMTNREVVANPQALDQIAERLQRLHAG
- a CDS encoding carbohydrate ABC transporter permease, whose amino-acid sequence is MTASAERARRHRTRALQRAVGRFFFWLLIIVLFVYLMFPFYWALVSALKSQAELIQPPATLWPAKPVLTNFRSVLSNDTFVRALGVSTIVASSVTILSLLVGSFAGYALGKMRFRGRGASLYVILAMTMFPQIAVLAGLYAVIRLLNMPAVPSMILSYMLFTLPFTVWVLTSFFKGLPDSLLQAAQVDGATLFQAFRYVLLPLTAPALVTTGLLAFIQAWNEYLFALTFTVIDPPARTVPVAIALFTGEVARQEPFGEIMAAAVIVTIPLVVLVLIFQQRIVAGLTAGAVKG
- a CDS encoding sugar ABC transporter permease, with the translated sequence MSDANESPAPSPNDGGPPGKRAAPGQGRGTTKSGSSRLVRMERRTAYILLLPTFVILALIAAYPFGQVVYSSLTNAKFASSEPTSFVGLENYHTLFAFTVKRLPPRLDESGAPVILDGKTQYESPLKILPRSPVRFKQVFQFDLFGNRYVLGALSAEFIRAVWDTLVFTIVAVALETVLGMVIALTLSSNFRGRGAMRAAMLVPWAVITVVSARIWEWMLQPSRAGLFNALASYLGIGDGHTDFFGNPRLQLPSMIIMDVWKTTPFMALLLLAGLATIPAEFFEAAKVDGAGPLKRFFRITLPLLTPTLAVALIFRTLDSLRVFDIFQVVLGNQRYSMASYAQDMLISRRDMGLSSAASVTIFIIIFVFALLYVRSMKVDTQ
- a CDS encoding ABC transporter substrate-binding protein, yielding MRKLLSLLFAVLVMGAVASAQTVITVAAGAVGQELELTKAAADRYMKAHPDVTVKVLETPDLTDNRLALYLQMFEAKSSDVDVFQIDVIWPGDLAEHFVDLYDYGARDVIDQHFPAIVQNNTVDGRLVGIPWFTDAGLLYYRTDLLEKYGFDGPPKTWDELTSMAQKIQDGERQAGNPDFWGFVWQGNSYEGLTCDAEEWVASYGGGTIVSPEGVITINNPNAIAAITEAASWVGTISPNGVTSFGEEEARNMWQAGNAAFMRNWPYAYSLGNAKDSVIAGKFDVSPLPAGPNGKPAATLGGWQLAVSKYSKDPAAAADVALFLASPAEQKIRAIEGSLNPTIMSLYKDPDVLKAVPFFGSLYDVFTNAVARPSTVTAPNYAAVSRAFYTAVHSVLTGKTTAADAVAEAEADIEDITGFPTGQP
- a CDS encoding response regulator, with protein sequence MGERRMISGSLKSVPLGDVFQLVAMSQKTGLLTVERGGARARIYFDQGRVAYAHMTSGAHLGEMLVRLDLLTAREVQEILMDQQRENPGTLLGRVAVEKGILAEADLARAVEAQAFDVITELLSWSDGAFEFGEVTANASQVPLGHGFDAAMLLMRVVQGLEAFKEHGAPPDAVYARLGDPTLVDLPDGAWEVLGQVDGRRSARTIAAELDMPERRALAVLGELETLGVVERSPYPADEPVVLVVTASGALDRLIKLALQRTGLRTARVADFASVFEGINEHHPRALVLDDDGSAWDFVRALRKSAQQGHLPVLVLVEKEPRGSLFRPLPKADWLVKPFHELKLQQEVTKLVGDPKHA
- the ruvB gene encoding Holliday junction branch migration DNA helicase RuvB; translated protein: MEEVHLRPASLADYVGQTRLKRKLEVYLEAARDRREALDHVLLYGPPGLGKTTLAHIIAAELGVGIRVTSGPAIEKPGDLAAILTNSLEPGDVLFIDEIHRLGRVAEEHLYPAMEEFKIDIVLGQGPAARSIRLELPRFTLIGATTRPGLITGPLRSRFGILEHLDYYSDAELATSVRHDAQRLGYKLSDDAALEIGQRSRGTMRIAKRLLRRVRDYAQVAGDEAIDLARAKHALDALDIDDAGLDRRDRAILGALVERFAGGPVGLDTLATAVSEDRATLEEVYEPFLIQRGLLMRTQRGRMATPATYRHLGLPVPVGTLGEAPLFGEGAAPERQA
- a CDS encoding phosphoribosyltransferase family protein, which codes for MQSHRVRVGDQERELKVVNVGAVSVALLNLLGDTALTEAAADELVRRLPHGVQTLVTPEVKAVPLAHAMSVRSGLPYVVARKTEKPYMVDSITRSVMSITTGKPQLLVIDGADLHKLRGKRVAIVDDVVSTGGTLNGLIGILEEVGAEVVATMVVFTEGSEREDVIALGHLPLYPAEQGAHD